CGGTTCGATCACAAGATCGAGCCCGTCAAGCGCCCAGAGCTGGCAGTTCTGATCGGTGGTCTTTTCCGGCACGGGATAGCGCAGACGCACGCCGGCGAACCGGAGACCGAGGTGATCCGGCCGGGTCGGGCTGGCCACAGGATCATGGATCGGCACCGGGCGATCGATGATCTCGAACACGCGCCGGGCCGAGTCCTGTATGCCGCCCAGCAGTCGAAACGCGGTCGCCAGCGGCGCTACCGCCTCGAAGGTGGCCATGGCGCCAAGGGTGAGCAGCGCGAGATCGGAGCCGGGCAGGCGATGATGGGAGACCAGAGCACCGCCGATCACCAATATCGCCGCCATGGTCAGATTGGCGATCAGCAGATTGCCGGCGACCCCGAAGCCGGCGATGGCGGCAAGGCGACCCTGGCGCGCCGTCAGTGCAGTGCTGGCGCGATCGAACCGCGCCTGCATCGCCGGGGCGGCGTTGTAGGTGAGCAGTTCGGACATGCCCTGGACACCATCAATCAGGTCGGCGCGCATCGCGGTCTGCAGGGTCACGGCATCGCTGCCGGGTCTGCGGCCGAGCCGCATACTGGCGAGCGGCAGACCCACGCCGGCCAGAACCAGCCCGGCCAGCAACACCAGTCCGGCCAGAGGTGCAAACGCGGACAACACCAACGCCATCACAAGTGCGCCCGACGCGGCGACCGCGAAGGGCGAGATGACGCGGAGAAAAACATCCCCGAGACGGTCGACATCAGCGACCAGCCGGCCAAGCAGATCGCCCCCGCGATCACCGGCGAGCCCGAGCGGTGCCAGGGGTTCGAGCCGCGCATAGAGATCGGTACGCAGGCTCGCGAGCAGGCGGAAGGTGGTTTCGTGATCGACCAGACGGCCCGTATAG
This sequence is a window from Acidiphilium acidophilum. Protein-coding genes within it:
- the cydC gene encoding thiol reductant ABC exporter subunit CydC, giving the protein MRNLIRLMRLYAPYRRWMAGGIALGLITVLANFGLLALSGWFLTTAGIVGLAGFAAQNAFNFFTPAAGVRFFATVRVVARYTGRLVDHETTFRLLASLRTDLYARLEPLAPLGLAGDRGGDLLGRLVADVDRLGDVFLRVISPFAVAASGALVMALVLSAFAPLAGLVLLAGLVLAGVGLPLASMRLGRRPGSDAVTLQTAMRADLIDGVQGMSELLTYNAAPAMQARFDRASTALTARQGRLAAIAGFGVAGNLLIANLTMAAILVIGGALVSHHRLPGSDLALLTLGAMATFEAVAPLATAFRLLGGIQDSARRVFEIIDRPVPIHDPVASPTRPDHLGLRFAGVRLRYPVPEKTTDQNCQLWALDGLDLVIEPGEHVTILGRSGAGKTSLVNLLLRFADYQEGSATLGGVELRAIRGDDLRSLITLVTQRTRMFAGSVRDNLLKADPDADDTALWHALAIARLDDFVRAHPDGLDALVGEGGVKISGGEARRLSIARAVLRDTPFLILDEPTEGLDPLTEAALRAAIIPLCVGRTTITITHRLEGIAPTDRVVVLDRGRVVEDGPFSVLEGAGGTVTRLRHLQDQCVQI